TATACTAATAATTCATTTCCATCAAGTAATACGTCTTTGACCCTTACCGTTAATCCATTTTTAGTTACTGATTGGTTTACATTATCTGAGTATTTAGTTAAATCTGTTTTTATTCCTAAAGCTTGTTTTATGTTATATGCCACTTCTGTTATTTGTTCATATGCAAATGCTCCAATAGACGTATTATATAAAACACCTAAACTTACTATACCTACTGAAGCTACTGCTATATATTTTTTATAGTTTATATTCTTTTTAATTGATTGTTTAAAATTTCTTTTTATTATTTGCTTTTCTATATCATTAAAATCTTCTCTTTCATATTCATCTAAATTTATATCTATATTATTTAACTCATCATATATATTTTTCATATTAACACTACCTTCCTCCAAGTTTGAATATATCTTTCAACTTTCTTTTCCCTCTCGATACTCTATTGTAGATTACATCTCTATGCATACCTGTTTCTTCACTTATTGTATCTATATCTTTTTCTTGCACATATAGTTTTAAAAATAAATCTCGATCTTTTTCTTTTAAATGGCTTAATATATTTTCTATATCATCACTTAATTCATTTTCTAAGAGATTCTCATGTGTATTATCTTCTACTTTTATTTCTACATCATCTATATTTTGATTTTGTAAATGCTTTGAATATTTTCTTACATAATCAATACTTTTAAACTTTGAAATTCCGCCCAACCAATTTTTA
Above is a genomic segment from Romboutsia lituseburensis containing:
- a CDS encoding sigma-70 family RNA polymerase sigma factor, which codes for MKITQENFILRLKQRDEKALEYVIDNYGWVIKTIVRKSMYNLESHQEECINDILLGVWNNIESFDESRNTFKNWLGGISKFKSIDYVRKYSKHLQNQNIDDVEIKVEDNTHENLLENELSDDIENILSHLKEKDRDLFLKLYVQEKDIDTISEETGMHRDVIYNRVSRGKRKLKDIFKLGGR